A genomic segment from Legionella quinlivanii encodes:
- a CDS encoding YbdK family carboxylate-amine ligase produces the protein MRRLPFKKSALVSIGIELEFQLINPRSWGHKFCSKDIIRDVHGSNFETRIVPEITQSMIEINSSVHQSAQSMLHEFSELQQYLLQEAERVGAYICGGGSHPYERWSKQKIFPAKRYKNLARKYRYLSKRATIFGQHIHIGCTSPEDALYLTHALGRYVPQLIAIAASSPFYQGVDTGYCSSRSSIFSAFPLSGVIPYLINWNELSEYYYKFRRLGIIGSMKDFYWDIRPKPEFGTVEVRVCDTPLSLGKAIQIAAYLQSLSLYLLEERPTQVSHDLYFLYSYNRFQASRYGFEGDIIDSDNGQHHLIQDDILNTLKKIRPQIEFLNNQYFMNLLQNDILNKINDAFLLRKVFKESGSLNQVVKLQCDIWNQKLDKYCNEDLDFSQPMN, from the coding sequence ATGCGACGATTACCTTTCAAAAAATCAGCTCTGGTGTCGATTGGAATAGAACTTGAGTTTCAATTAATCAATCCGAGAAGCTGGGGGCACAAATTTTGCTCAAAAGACATCATAAGAGATGTGCATGGCAGTAATTTTGAAACGCGTATTGTTCCGGAAATTACTCAGAGCATGATTGAAATTAACTCCTCAGTGCATCAGTCGGCTCAGAGCATGCTTCACGAGTTTTCAGAACTGCAGCAATACCTGTTACAGGAAGCCGAGCGAGTCGGCGCTTATATTTGCGGCGGCGGCTCTCACCCCTATGAGCGCTGGTCTAAGCAAAAGATTTTTCCAGCAAAACGTTACAAAAATCTGGCCAGAAAATACCGTTATCTTTCAAAAAGAGCCACTATTTTTGGGCAGCATATTCATATCGGCTGCACCAGCCCCGAGGATGCTTTGTATCTGACCCATGCATTAGGTCGATATGTTCCGCAACTCATTGCAATAGCAGCATCCTCGCCATTTTATCAGGGAGTGGACACCGGCTATTGCTCTTCCCGTTCCAGTATCTTTAGCGCCTTTCCCTTAAGTGGTGTAATCCCCTACTTAATTAATTGGAATGAGTTGTCTGAGTACTATTATAAATTTCGCCGACTCGGAATAATCGGCAGCATGAAAGACTTCTACTGGGATATTCGTCCCAAACCAGAGTTCGGCACGGTGGAAGTCCGGGTATGTGATACGCCTTTAAGCCTTGGTAAAGCCATTCAAATCGCGGCTTATTTACAAAGCCTTTCACTTTATCTTCTTGAAGAACGCCCCACTCAAGTCAGTCATGATCTTTATTTTTTATACAGTTATAACCGGTTCCAGGCAAGCCGTTATGGTTTTGAGGGCGACATCATTGACTCCGATAATGGCCAGCATCATCTGATACAGGATGATATTCTTAATACGCTAAAAAAAATAAGGCCGCAAATTGAGTTTTTAAACAATCAATATTTTATGAATCTACTGCAAAATGATATTCTTAACAAAATCAATGATGCTTTTCTGCTGAGGAAGGTTTTCAAGGAAAGTGGTTCTCTGAATCAGGTGGTAAAACTCCAGTGTGATATCTGGAATCAGAAACTTGATAAATATTGCAATGAGGATCTTGATTTCTCTCAGCCAATGAACTAG